Within Quercus lobata isolate SW786 chromosome 5, ValleyOak3.0 Primary Assembly, whole genome shotgun sequence, the genomic segment ACTCCATAATAAGTTTCTGTGTAACAtcaaatggggaaaaaaataattcaaaggaTGATGTGGCTACTCAAAGAGCACAATCAGCACATCATTTATTGGTAAGGGAAAATATTAGGTATAATTCCTTAAATACTGTACTTTAGGTtgccaattaaattcaaacacatggcAGCATTGATCAAGGCAACGTGAAATTGCTATTTTTCTCaaggacaattaaattcaattagcgatttgtttgaatttaattgagaacCTAAGGTACAACACCTAaagaattcttttttatttttattttgataagtaacacCTATAGAATtctacctaagttttgccctatTGGTAATATGAATGTATGTTCTGATACTCATATGTACCTTCAGAAAGCTCAGCATTAAGCAAATGCTTTTTGGCTTCGGGCATACtgaaacaacaaattttaagtaactAACTATCCCTAAGAGAAGAACCACTGCACTTTTTCTGTTGAGCTTTGTAGTGTATAAACTTTTAAAGCCATGTAACATTTACTTGGTCTTGTGTTTTCTGCTCTTGCAGTTATTGACAATTATATCGACTATTGATGACTTGAACTACCCAGAGAAGACAAATACATATTACATTGTAAATGTTCCGTATATATTTACAGCATGTTGGAAGGTAAGCCTCGATGTTGTTGATAGATACAATTTAATATTCTGGTTTGCTATAAACCAGTGTTTCCCCTTGATGCATTGGTTCAATTTGAGCGCTTGTTTATATGTTAAGCTCATTTAGGAGTAAATGCcttccattttcttcttcatcttctttttcctgGACAAACCTTTTTGGTATGGTAACAATGTAACTTTAACTATTAGCAGGTTGTCAAGCCACTTTTGCAAGAAAGGACAAGGAAAAAAGTTCAGGTCTTGCCAGGTTGTGGACGAGATGAGCTCTTGAAGGTCTGCCCCCATTATCCAAAATCTTTTGTAATACTTGACTTAGATATCATTTGGATGCTTATGTATAGCTTCTTTCACCACTGACTGTAATTGTCAGTGTTCCTCCGTCTTTAATACATTTAGTTGCTAACCCATGTGATACACAGGAAAGTTGATAAAAtggtatttatttaaatatattaatgaatTAAAAGTCAAATTACagaattttaataaaagatgcAATATAATTGAATCAGAAATATTTGTTTAGCAAAGGCCAAATGTAATTTAATCAGAATGTTTAGTGTTAGGTTGCTTTTTATTCTACTAAAACActgaattttatttctttaaactcacatattcaaaaaatcaattgaaaaaaatatatattataatgatGATGTGAAAAAATGTAGGATTCCAAAACTTACGTGGCAATATAACAAAGagtcaaccaaaaaaatctaGCCAACTCCAAAAAATTTGCAAAGGCATGGTTGTTGTATATAGAATACGCAGATATGGATTTCATGGTCATGGTGTCCCAGAGATCATTATTGGAATACTCTTATAATAACTAGTAGTTTTGACCCAGTATCTTTGCTGATGTTAGCAAAGCTTTGTTCAGATATTGGATAGCTTGCATATCAATGTTTAAGTAGCATTATCGTTTTAGGCCATGGGATGGGGTGGAATATTCTCCTATTCATGGATGCTGGAGTTTCAGCCTTTTGCTCTGTTTCAGTCAATAACCAAGCCTCCTGTATTCCTCTTCTGATGTCAAGTACTTGTTGAAagatgtgttaaaaatactggCTACGGATTAAGGATGCAATGGCAAAAGTTCTATGTTTCCTTACCACTTGAACTCAAGTGAATACTGAATATGCAGAATAACTGTTGAATGGTTTTCAGTCTGCTGTTCTCTTGTTTCAGATGACTAATCTTGttggtttttgtgtttgatgtaGATAATGGATTATGCTTCTCTCCCACATTTCTGTAGAAATGAAGGCTCTGGATCATCTCGGCATTCAGAGAATGGATATGAAAATTGCTATTCCTTGGACCATCACTTCCATCAACAGCTCTACAACTACATAAAGCAGCAAGCTTCAAAACGTGAACCTGTTGCGCCCATAAAACATGGTTCCTTTCACGTGGATCTGCCTGAACCTGTTGCAGAAGGAACGGAGATTGCTAAAACCATAGAATCTGAGTTACACAAGTTTGGGAATGGGAACGGGATATCTGGCTCGCTAAATGGGCTCAAGATTAACAATGATTGAAATTATGTAGCTCAATTTCTTTCA encodes:
- the LOC115991530 gene encoding SEC14-like protein 4 isoform X2, translating into MLLDSLNWRVQNEIDNILAKPIGPTELYRAVRDSQLIGLSGYSKEGLPVFAIGVGLSTFDKASVHYYVQSHIQINEYRDRVILPSASKKYGRPITTCVKVLDMTGLKLSALSQIKLLTIISTIDDLNYPEKTNTYYIVNVPYIFTACWKVVKPLLQERTRKKVQVLPGCGRDELLKIMDYASLPHFCRNEGSGSSRHSENGYENCYSLDHHFHQQLYNYIKQQASKREPVAPIKHGSFHVDLPEPVAEGTEIAKTIESELHKFGNGNGISGSLNGLKINND